The proteins below come from a single Antennarius striatus isolate MH-2024 chromosome 18, ASM4005453v1, whole genome shotgun sequence genomic window:
- the mcm6 gene encoding DNA replication licensing factor MCM6, with protein sequence MDVATATAEHAGEPVKDELAEKCQKLFQAFLEEFHTGDGEVKYVREAEELIRPERNTLLVSFTDLEGFNQDLATTIQEEYYRVYPFLCRAVRNFVRDHGSVPPTKEFYVALEDLSTRHRIRELSSMRIGSLVRISGQVVRTHPVHPELVSGTFQCMDCQALIKDVPQQFKYSPPSICRNPVCNNRSRFHLDTHKSKFIDFQKVRIQETQAELPRGAIPRSLEVVLRAEAVETAQAGDRCDFTGTLIVVPDVSQLRTPGVRAETSTRLPGGPQGFEAEGLRGLKALGVRELSYRLAFLACNVAPTNPRFGGKELREEEQTAESIKSQMTEKEWEKVFQMSQDKNLYHHLCSSLFPTIHGNDEVKRGVLLMLFGGVPKTTVEGTSLRGDINVCIVGDPSTAKSQILKHVEEFSPRAVYTSGKASSAAGLTAAVVRDEESHEFVIEAGALMLADNGVCCIDEFDKMDLKDQVAIHEAMEQQTISITKAGVKATLNARTSILAAANPVGGRYDRSRSLKQNVSLTAPIMSRFDLFFILVDDCNEVTDYAIARRIVDLHSRLEESVERPYALDEVRRYLLFARQFKPKISSESAEFIVEQYKRLRQRDGAGGVAKSAWRITVRQLESMIRLSEGMARMHCCDEVQPKHVKEAFRLLNKSIIRVETPDINLEEEEEQGAEPQEEEEGGAVPNGVNGHGEGGGAKAAISLSFSEYRRISNLLVLHLRRAEEAEEEEQLRKSAVVNWYLKEAESEIESEEQLVARKRLIEKVVHRLVHYDHILIELSQAGLKGSESSTTEEEPVLVVNPNYILED encoded by the exons ATGGACGTTGCCACAGCAACCGCGGAGCATGCCGGGGAGCCGGTGAAGGACGAGCTGGCGGAGAAGTGCCAGAAGCTGTTCCAGGCCTTCCTGGAGGA GTTCCACACCGGGGACGGGGAGGTGAAGTACGTCCGGGAGGCGGAGGAGCTGATCCGGCCGGAGAGGAACACGCTGCTGGTCAGCTTCACCGACCTGGAGGGCTTCAACCAGGACCTGGCCACCACCATCCAGGAGGAGTACTACAG GGTGTACCCCTTCCTTTGTCGGGCTGTACGCAACTTCGTCCGGGACCACGGGAGCGTCCCCCCCACCAAAGAGTTCTACGTGGCGCTGGAGGACCTGTCCACCCGACACAG gATCCGTGAGCTGTCGTCCATGAGGATCGGCTCCCTGGTGAGGATCAGCGGTCAGGTGGTGCGGACACACCCGGTGCACCCCGAGCTG gtgagtGGGACCTTCCAGTGCATGGACTGCCAGGCGCTGATCAAGGATGTCCCCCAGCAGTTCAAGTACTCCCCCCCCAGCATCTGCAGGAACCCCGTGTGCAACAACCGCTCCCGCTTCCACCTGGACACGCACAAGTCCAAGTTCATCGACTTCCAGAAG GTGCGGATCCAGGAGACGCAGGCGGAGCTTCCTCGCGGCGCCATCCCCCGCTCCCTGGAGGTGGTGCTGAGGGCGGAGGCGGTGGAGACGGCGCAGGCGGGGGACAGGTGCGACTTCACCGGGACCCTGATCGTGGTGCCAGACGTGTCCCAGCTGCGGACGCCCG GTGTGCGAGCGGAGACCAGCACCCGCCTCCCTGGGGGGCCGCAGGGCTTCGAGGCGGAGGGCCTGCGGGGCCTGAAGGCCCTGGGGGTCCGGGAGCTGTCCTACCGGCTGGCCTTCCTGGCCTGCAACGTGGCGCCGACCAACCCCCGC TTCGGCGGTAAAGagctgagggaggaggagcagacGGCCGAGAGCATCAAGAGCCAGATGACGGAGAAGGAGTGGGAGAAGGTGTTCCAGATGAGCCAGGACAAGAACCTGTACCACCACCTGTGTAGCAGCCTGTTCCCCACCATCCACG GTAACGACGAGGTGAAGCGCGGCGTGCTGCTGATGCTGTTCGGGGGCGTTCCCAAGACGACGGTGGAGGGGACGTCTCTGCGCGGCGACATCAACGTGTGCATCGTGGGCGACCCCAGCACGGCCAAGAGCCAGATCCTCAA ACACGTGGAGGAGTTCAGCCCCCGCGCCGTCTACACCAGCGGGAAGGCCAGCAGCGCCGCCGGCCTCACCGCCGCCGTGGTGCGAGACGAGGAGTCGCACGAGTTCGTCATCGAGGCGGGGGCGCTGATGCTGGCTGATAAC ggagTGTGCTGCATCGACGAGTTCGACAAGATGGACCTGAAGGACCAGGTGGCGATCCACGAGGCCATGGAGCAGCAGACCATCAGCATCACCAAGGCGGGGGTCAAG gccACCCTGAACGCCCGCACCTCCATCCTGGCGGCGGCCAACCCGGTGGGGGGGCGGTACGACCGCAGCCGGAGCCTGAAGCAGAACGTCAGCCTGACGGCGCCCATCATGAGCCGCTTCGACCTGTTCTTCATCCTGGTGGACGACTGCAACGAG GTGACGGACTACGCCATCGCGCGGCGCATCGTGGACCTGCACTCGCGCCTGGAGGAGTCGGTGGAGCGTCCGTACGCGCTGGACGAGGTGCGGCGCTACCTGCTGTTCGCCCGCCAGTTCAAGCCCaag ATCTCCAGCGAGTCGGCGGAGTTCATCGTGGAGCAGTACAAACGCCTGCGCCAGCGCGACGGCGCCGGGGGCGTGGCCAAGTCCGCATGGAGGATCACGGTGCGCCAGCTGGAGAGCATGATCCGCCTGTCGGAGGGCATGGCGCGCATGCACTGTTGTGATGag GTGCAGCCGAAACACGTGAAGGAGGCGTTCCGTCTGCTGAACAAGTCCATCATCAGGGTCGAGACGCCCGACATcaacctggaggaggaggaggagcagggggcggagcctcaggaggaggaggagg GGGGCGCCGTGCCCAACGGCGTGAACGGACACGgcgaggggggcggggccaaagcGGCCATCAGTCTGTCCTTCAGCGAATACCGACGCATCTCCAACCTGCTGGTGCTGCACCTGCGGCGGGCGGAGGAAG ctgaggaggaggagcagctgaggAAGAGCGCGGTGGTAAACTGGTACCTGAAAGAGGCGGAGTCAGAGATCGAgtcggaggagcagctggtcgCCAGGAAGCGTCTGATCGAGAAGGTCGTCCACCGGCTGGTGCACTAC gaccACATCCTCATAGAGCTGTCTCAGGCGGGGCTGAAGGGCTCCGAGTCctccaccacagaagaagaaccgGTCCTGGTGGTGAATCCAAACTACATCCTGGAGGATTAG
- the LOC137612552 gene encoding crystallin J1A-like isoform X1 has translation MAAAPAHRAPGSAVADRAVGAIVGSAVADAAAQPLHWVYDLQKLDVILAQDPQPEFRAEAANPFYRRRTGLQSCYGDQAFVLLESLSERGGLDVRDLTQRTFRFFGPGSEYDTPVNDPYRVAGAGPKPQLPIEGPWRHSSLKSFLRNVDAGRQQTGCDSDCQVDGITKLAPVVAFYAGKPEMLEQVERAVRVTQNNDRCVAETLAAARFLEHFLLNGPDPGALDSVLRQLRDPDRKQRRELDEEVVGHILQVKEKLPMTPRELIPAVFPNTUGLPGAFQAALHGVLTARSYEQAIRDNMSCGGCTCSRGSFIGACLGAQVGLEGIPASWRSRTVSYDSVLEHAKRIAQQ, from the exons ATGGCCGCGGCTCCGGCGCACCGGGCCCCGGGGTCAGCCGTGGCGGACCGGGCCGTGGGCGCCATCGTGGGGTCAGCCGTGGCGGATGCAGCCG CTCAGCCTCTGCACTGGGTCTACGACCTCCAGAAGCTGGACGTGATCCTGGCTCAGGACCCTCAGCCCGAGTTCCGAGCCGAGGCGGCGAACCCGTTCTACCGGCGGCGGACGGGGCTGCAGAGCTGCTACGGGGACCAGGCCTTCGTCCTGCTGGAGTCCCTGTCTGAACGTGGAG GTCTTGATGTCCGTGATCTGACGCAGAGAACCTTCAGGTTCTTTGGGCCTGGGTCAGAGTACGACACACCCGTCAACGATCCCTACAGAGTGGCTGGAG CAGGACCAAAGCCCCAGCTGCCCATCGAGGGGCCGTGGAGACACAGCAGTCTGAAGAGCTTCCTGAGGAACGTGGATGCAGGCAGACAGCAGACAG GCTGCGACAGCGACTGTCAGGTGGACGGAATCACCAAGCTGGCGCCGGTCGTGGCTTTTTACGCAGGGAAGCCTGAAATGCTGGAACAGGTGGAGCGGGCGGTCCGGGTCACCCAGAACAACGACAGATGTGTGGCGGAGACTCTGGCAGCTGCAAG GTTCCTGGAGCACTTCCTCCTGAACGGTCCTGATCCAGGCGCCCTGGATTCTGTGCTGCGTCAGCTCAGAGACCCGGACAGGAAGCAGCGGCGGGAGCTGGACGAGGAGGTCGTAG GCCACATTCTTCAGGTGAAGGAGAAACTACCCATGACCCCCCGGGAGCTGATCCCCGCCGTGTTCCCAAACACCTGAG GTTTGCCAGGTGCATTCCAGGCAGCGCTGCATGGCGTCCTGACGGCCCGGAGCTACGAGCAGGCCATCAGGGACAACATGAGCTGTGGGGGGTGCACCTGTAGCAGAGGCTCCTTCATCGGGGCCTGTCTGGGGGCCCAG GTTGGACTGGAGGGGATTCCGGCGTCCTGGAGGTCCAGGACTGTGAGTTACGACTCCGTGCTGGAACACGCCAAGAGGATCGCCCAGCAGTAG
- the LOC137612552 gene encoding crystallin J1A-like isoform X2 produces the protein MAAAPAHRAPGSAVADRAVGAIVGSAVADAAAQPLHWVYDLQKLDVILAQDPQPEFRAEAANPFYRRRTGLQSCYGDQAFVLLESLSERGGLDVRDLTQRTFRFFGPGSEYDTPVNDPYRVAGGPKPQLPIEGPWRHSSLKSFLRNVDAGRQQTGCDSDCQVDGITKLAPVVAFYAGKPEMLEQVERAVRVTQNNDRCVAETLAAARFLEHFLLNGPDPGALDSVLRQLRDPDRKQRRELDEEVVGHILQVKEKLPMTPRELIPAVFPNTUGLPGAFQAALHGVLTARSYEQAIRDNMSCGGCTCSRGSFIGACLGAQVGLEGIPASWRSRTVSYDSVLEHAKRIAQQ, from the exons ATGGCCGCGGCTCCGGCGCACCGGGCCCCGGGGTCAGCCGTGGCGGACCGGGCCGTGGGCGCCATCGTGGGGTCAGCCGTGGCGGATGCAGCCG CTCAGCCTCTGCACTGGGTCTACGACCTCCAGAAGCTGGACGTGATCCTGGCTCAGGACCCTCAGCCCGAGTTCCGAGCCGAGGCGGCGAACCCGTTCTACCGGCGGCGGACGGGGCTGCAGAGCTGCTACGGGGACCAGGCCTTCGTCCTGCTGGAGTCCCTGTCTGAACGTGGAG GTCTTGATGTCCGTGATCTGACGCAGAGAACCTTCAGGTTCTTTGGGCCTGGGTCAGAGTACGACACACCCGTCAACGATCCCTACAGAGTGGCTGGAG GACCAAAGCCCCAGCTGCCCATCGAGGGGCCGTGGAGACACAGCAGTCTGAAGAGCTTCCTGAGGAACGTGGATGCAGGCAGACAGCAGACAG GCTGCGACAGCGACTGTCAGGTGGACGGAATCACCAAGCTGGCGCCGGTCGTGGCTTTTTACGCAGGGAAGCCTGAAATGCTGGAACAGGTGGAGCGGGCGGTCCGGGTCACCCAGAACAACGACAGATGTGTGGCGGAGACTCTGGCAGCTGCAAG GTTCCTGGAGCACTTCCTCCTGAACGGTCCTGATCCAGGCGCCCTGGATTCTGTGCTGCGTCAGCTCAGAGACCCGGACAGGAAGCAGCGGCGGGAGCTGGACGAGGAGGTCGTAG GCCACATTCTTCAGGTGAAGGAGAAACTACCCATGACCCCCCGGGAGCTGATCCCCGCCGTGTTCCCAAACACCTGAG GTTTGCCAGGTGCATTCCAGGCAGCGCTGCATGGCGTCCTGACGGCCCGGAGCTACGAGCAGGCCATCAGGGACAACATGAGCTGTGGGGGGTGCACCTGTAGCAGAGGCTCCTTCATCGGGGCCTGTCTGGGGGCCCAG GTTGGACTGGAGGGGATTCCGGCGTCCTGGAGGTCCAGGACTGTGAGTTACGACTCCGTGCTGGAACACGCCAAGAGGATCGCCCAGCAGTAG